The following proteins are encoded in a genomic region of Drosophila willistoni isolate 14030-0811.24 chromosome 2L unlocalized genomic scaffold, UCI_dwil_1.1 Seg196, whole genome shotgun sequence:
- the LOC6640289 gene encoding cytochrome P450 709B2: MVVLIALLLGVATLAIWLVLRNFSYWERRGIPHDPPQIPSGSLSGMMTTIHISDIFKRTYFKYKNKVSSPFVGFYVFFKRAVIVVDIDFVKTVLIKEFDKFHDRGVFHNERDDPLSGNLVNIEGQKWKSLRHKLTPTFTSGKMKHMFPTVLDVGEELVKIFNAKTSSEPQPLEITDLVSRYTADVIGSCAFGLECNSLHNPEAEFVKMGTVALTKRRHGRAMDLFLFGAPRLAAKFGIKATLQKVEDFYMKIVKDTVEYRTKNNVKRNDFMDMLIDLKKKYDEGNGEDGLSFNELAAQAFVFFLAGFETSSTTMGFALHELAINQDIQSRLKKEIDEVLAKNNGEFNYESMHEMKYLEKVIDETLRKHPVVGHLIREATQRYVHRDNPDYYIEPGTGVIIPVRAIHHDPEFYPEPEKFIPERFDEEQVNQRPACTFLPFGDGPRNCIGLRFGRMQTTIGLAKLIHNFKFEVNPTLTSVPMKFKVENLLWSAEGGITLNVSKFARTYLFTMAVLILLLLGVVSLAVWWVHQQFNYWQRRGIPHDPPKIPAGNMVELMKTRHIADIFQRTYFKYKNKVDGPFVGFYFYFKRVALTVDINFVKTVLMKDFDKFHDRGIFHNERDDPLTCNLVGVEGQKWKSLRHKLTPTFTSGKMKHMFPTLLKVGDEMVQVFNSKITSDTQPLEITNLVARFTADVIGSCAFGLECNSLHNPEAEFVKMGNAAINERRHGRALDLFLFGAPKLAAKLRMKQLVQKVEDFYMNIIRDTVNYRVKNNVKRNDFMDMLIELKKKYDEGNKEEGLSFNELAAQAFVFFLAGYETSSTTMGFALHELALNQDIQNRLRNEIDEVLAKNNGEFSYDSMREMKYLEKIIDETLRKHPVVGHLIRLATQRYVHPDNPKYYIEPGTGVIIPVKAIHHDPEFYPEPEKFIPERFDEDQVKQRPACTFLPFGEGPRNCIGLRFGRMQTTIGLAKLIHNFKFEVNPTLTSVPMKFKVENILLSAEGGITLNVSKVIRK; this comes from the exons ATGGTCGTACTCATCGCATTACTACTCGGGGTCGCAACCCTCGCCATATGGCTGGTACTTAGAAATTTCAGCTACTGGGAGCGTCGTGGTATTCCCCACGATCCCCCGCAAATACCATCGGGAAGTCTATCTGGAATGATGACCACAATTCATATTTCGGATATCTTTAAACGCAcgtattttaaatataaaaacaaagtcAGTTCGCCTTTTGTgggtttttatgttttcttcaAACGAGCTGTCATTGTTGTGGATATTGATTTCGTGAAGACTGTGTTGATAAAGGAATTCGACAAATTTCACGATCGCGGTGTATTCCATAATGAACGTGATGATCCCTTATCTGGTAACCTGGTCAACATTGAGGGTCAAAAGTGGAAAAGTCTGAGACATAAACTGACACCGACATTTACTTCTGGCAAAATGAAGCACATGTTTCCCACTGTTCTGGATGTGGGCGAAGAATTGGTTAAGATTTTCAATGCAAAAACATCAAGTGAACCTCAACCTTTGGAAATCACGGATTTGGTGTCTCGCTATACGGCTGATGTGATTGGAAGCTGTGCCTTTGGTCTGGAATGCAATAGTCTGCATAATCCAGAAGCAGAGTTTGTCAAAATGGGAACAGTAGCACTAACCAAGAGACGTCACGGTAGAGCAATGGATCTGTTTCTATTCGGTGCTCCCAGATTGGCTGCAAAATTCGGGATCAAGGCCACATTACAAAAGGTCGAGGATTTCTACATGAAGATAGTTAAAGATACTGTAGAATATCGGACTAAAAATAATGTCAAACGAAATGATTTCATGGACATGCTTATCGATTTGAAGAAGAAGTACGATGAAGGCAATGGAGAGGATGGTTTGTCTTTCAATGAGTTGGCTGCCCAAGCGTTTGTGTTCTTTTTGGCTGGTTTTGAGACGAGCTCGACCACCATGGGTTTTGCTCTTCACGAACTGGCTATCAATCAAGACATTCAAAGTCGattgaaaaaggaaattgaTGAGGTGTTAGCCAAAAATAATGGAGAATTTAACTATGAGAGCATGCATGAGATGAAATATCTGGAAAAAGTTATTGATG AAACTTTGCGTAAACACCCTGTGGTAGGACATCTCATTCGTGAGGCCACACAACGCTACGTTCATCGCGATAATCCTGATTACTATATTGAGCCTGGCACTGGTGTAATTATACCTGTTAGGGCTATTCATCACGATCCTGAATTTTATCCTGAGCCAGAAAAATTCATACCCGAACGTTTTGATGAGGAGCAAGTGAACCAGCGTCCGGCTTGTACATTTTTGCCCTTTGGCGATGGTCCCCGCAATTGCATTGGCCTGAGATTTGGACGCATGCAAACCACAATTGGATTGGCGAAACTCATACACAATTTCAAGTTCGAGGTGAATCCTACTCTGACCTCAGTGCCAATGAAATTTAAGGTTGAAAATTTGCTGTGGAGTGCCGAAGGTGGAATAACTTTGAATGTTAGCAAATTTGCTAGAACata TCTGTTCACAATGGCGGTATTAATTCTACTACTTCTTGGTGTTGTATCCCTCGCCGTGTGGTGGGTACATCAGCAATTTAACTACTGGCAACGACGAGGCATTCCCCATGATCCTCCCAAAATACCTGCGGGAAACATGGTCGAATTGATGAAGACAAGGCACATTGCGGATATTTTCCAACGTACTTactttaaatacaaaaacaaagtcGATGGACCCTTTGTGGGTTTCTATTTCTACTTTAAGCGAGTAGCCCTTACTGTGGATATCAATTTCGTAAAGACTGTGCTTATGAAGGATTTTGATAAATTTCACGATCGCGGCATATTCCATAACGAACGTGATGACCCTCTTACTTGTAACTTGGTTGGCGTTGAGGGTCAAAAGTGGAAAAGTCTTAGGCATAAATTGACACCGACATTTACATCGGGTAAAATGAAGCACATGTTCCCAACATTACTTAAAGTGGGCGATGAAATGGTTCAAGTCTTTAACTCAAAAATCACAAGTGATACGCAACCATTGGAAATCACGAATTTGGTGGCTCGTTTTACGGCGGACGTGATAGGCAGTTGTGCATTTGGTCTGGAGTGCAACAGTCTGCATAATCCTGAGGCAGAATTCGTCAAAATGGGAAATGCAGCCATCAATGAAAGAAGGCACGGTAGAGCTCTGGATCTGTTTCTATTCGGTGCCCCCAAATTGGCTGCAAAATTGCGCATGAAACAATTGGTCCAAAAGGTCGAGGATTTCTACATGAACATAATTAGGGATACGGTGAATTATCGTGTTAAAAATAATGTCAAGCGTAATGATTTCATGGACATGCTGATCGAATTGAAGAAGAAGTACGATGAAGGCAACAAAGAGGAAGGTTTGTCCTTTAACGAGTTGGCTGCTCAGGCATTTGTGTTCTTTTTGGCTGGCTATGAGACCAGTTCGACTACCATGGGATTCGCTCTTCACGAATTGGCTCTTAATCAGGACATTCAAAATAGATTGAGAAATGAAATCGATGAGGTGTTAGCAAAAAATAATGGAGAATTCAGTTATGACAGCATGCGTGAAATGAAATATCTGGAAAAAATTATTGATG AAACTCTTCGGAAACATCCTGTTGTGGGACATCTCATTCGTTTGGCCACGCAACGTTACGTTCATCCCGATAATCCTAAATATTATATCGAGCCTGGCACTGGTGTTATAATACCTGTTAAAGCAATCCACCACGATCCTGAATTTTATCCTGAGCCAGAAAAATTCATACCCGAACGTTTTGATGAGGACCAAGTGAAACAGCGTCCGGCTTGTACATTTTTACCCTTTGGCGAAGGTCCCCGCAATTGCATTGGCTTGAGATTTGGACGCATGCAAACCACAATTGGACTGGCGAAACTCATACACAATTTCAAGTTCGAGGTGAATCCTACTCTGACCTCAGTGCCAATGAAATTTAAGGTTGAAAACATATTGCTGAGTGCTGAGGGAGGAATAACTTTAAATGTCAGTAAAGTCATTAGAAAGTAG
- the LOC6640442 gene encoding probable cytochrome P450 6a21: protein MAVCTLLVTALIGLIGYVFVLIRRRFNYWQDLGIACEEPHWLLGSLRGLRTTRSFPQVWTEYYNKFKGTGPFAGFYWFQRPAAFILEPSLIKHVLIKDFNKFTDRGFFHNEEDDPLSGQIFLLDGHKWKSMRNKLSSTFTSGKMKYMFPTVLKVAHEFIDVFGEMVNKSSEIEVKELLARFTTDVIGTCAFGIECSSLKDPEAEFRVMGRKSITDLRHGAIGIAFLNSFPQLSRRLHMKMTPEHIEKFFMRIVRETVAYREQNNIKRNDFMDQLIELKNNRLMKSATGESMNLTIEEVAAQAFVFFNAGFETSSTTMGFALYELAQHPDIQQRLRDECQKVLADNEFTYECMKDLVYTDQVISETLRLYTVLPLLNRQCIEDFVVPENPKFVIKKGMPVLIPAGALHRDEKYYPEPNVFNPDNFSEERVKERDSVEWLPFGDGPRNCIGMRFGQMQARIGLALLIKNFKFSVCKDTPIPIEQQMDSFLIASKSGIYLKVERV from the exons ATGGCTGTTTGCACTTTGCTGGTGACAGCTTTGATTGGACTTATTGGTTATGTGTTTGTACTGATTCGTCGTAGATTCAACTATTGGCAGGATCTGGGCATAGCTTGTGAGGAACCACATTGGCTGTTGGGCAGCTTAAGAGGATTGCGCACTACGCGCTCCTTTCCACAGGTATGGACTGAGTACTATAATAAATTCAAAGGAACTGGACCTTTTGCTGGCTTCTATTGGTTTCAACGGCCGGCAGCATTTATTTTGGAGCCATCGCTGATAAAACATGTGTTGATCAAGGATTTCAATAAGTTCACGGATCGCGGCTTCTTTCATAATGAAGAAGATGATCCGTTGTCTGGACAAATATTCTTGCTCGATGGTCACAAGTGGAAGAGCATGAGAAATAAATTATCTTCGACATTTACATCGGGCAAAATGAAGTACATGTTTCCCACCGTACTGAAAGTGGCCCATGAGTTTATTGATGTGTTTGGCGAAATGGTGAATAAGTCCTCAGAGATCGAAGTTAAGGAACTATTGGCAAGATTTACCACAGATGTGATTGGCACATGTGCCTTTGGCATTGAGTGCAGCAGTCTCAAGGATCCGGAAGCCGAATTTCGTGTAATGGGTCGCAAATCCATTACCGATTTACGTCACGGTGCCATTGGCATAGCTTTCTTGAATAGTTTTCCCCAATTGTCCAGACGTTTGCACATGAAAATGACCCCTGAGCATATAGAGAAATTCTTCATGCGCATTGTCAGGGAAACTGTGGCCTATAGAGAGCAGAATAATATAAAACGAAATGATTTTATGGATCAATTGATCGAATTGAAAAACAATCGCCTAATGAAATCAGCAACAGGAGAAAGCATGAATCTGACCATTGAGGAGGTGGCAGCACaggcttttgttttctttaatgCCGGTTTTGAGACCTCATCGACTACCATGGGATTCGCTTTGTACGAACTTGCCCAACATCCCGATATTCAACAGCGTTTGAGAGATGAATGTCAAAAGGTTTTGGCTGATAATGAATTCACCTATGAGTGTATGAAGGATTTGGTTTATACCGATCAAGTTATTTCGG AAACCCTCCGTCTATATACGGTTTTGCCTCTACTAAATCGTCAATGTATTGAAGATTTTGTGGTCCCTGAGAATCCCAAATTCGTGATTAAGAAGGGAATGCCCGTGCTTATTCCCGCTGGAGCTTTGCATCGCGATGAGAAATACTATCCCGAGCCAAATGTCTTTAATCCGGATAATTTTAGTGAAGAGCGTGTTAAGGAACGCGATTCCGTGGAATGGCTGCCATTTGGCGATGGACCACGCAATTGCATTGGCATGCGTTTTGGCCAAATGCAGGCACGTATTGGTCTGGCTCTGCTCATCAAGAACTTTAAATTCTCTGTGTGCAAGGACACACCAATTCCAATTGAACAACAAATGGATAGCTTTTTAATTGCTAGTAAATCGGGCATTTATCTTAAAGTGGAACGAGTTTAA
- the LOC6640440 gene encoding uncharacterized protein LOC6640440, with translation MAVTFLLFQVVVALLAVVLYYVHRNLSYFKRRNIPHESPHWLKGNLRELRSTRNFHDIYEAYYNKFKKLRVPFVGLFIHQRPAVFVMDLELVKHILIKDFSNFSDKGIYYNEKDDPISAHLFNLDGPQWRVLRNKMSSTFTSGKMKFMFPTVVAVANEFMAVMNEKSQENSVLEIRDLMARFTIDVIGTCAFGLKCNSLREEDAEFLQMGRATFQEKNHCNLVLAFMESYPYLGRKLGLVRTTKRVQDFYSRIVKETVAIREKENIKRSDFMDLLIELKNKKNSDQDHAEESKGITIEEVIAQAFIFFVAGFETSSSTMGYALYELAKNPHIQDKVRAEVEQVFEKHNQQFTYECMKDLKYLKQVISETLRLYTIVPHLNRQALKRYVVPGNPNYVIEAGQAVIIPAAAIHRDPEIYPDPEEFQPERFSPEECAKRDSVTWLSFGDGPRNCIGLRFGEMQSRIGLALLIKNFKFSTCAETPKTLEYDPNSFVLGVKGGIQLKVEAISYAICIYRGFCLGELLSSRRSVCWGIKMGLTFLLFQVAVALFAIASYYIYRNLSYFKRRNIPHETPHWLHGNLKGLRSTHNFHDIFGAYYNKFKTLQVPFVGLFVHQKPAVFVTDLELVKHVLIKDFSNFSDKGLYYNEKDDPISAHLFTLDGPQWRLLRNKMSSTFTSGKMKLMFPTVVSVANEFIAVMHEKSQKNSVLEIRDLMGRFTVDVIGTCAFGIECNSLRDENAEFLQYGKLTLVEKRHGNLIIAFMESFPKLARRLRLARTAKRVEEFYTRIVKQTVAIREKQNIKRNDFMDLLIELKNKKNSNPDNNEGLTMEEVIAQAFVFFIAGFETSSSTMGFALYELAKNPHIQDKLRAEVEEVFEKHNQQFTYECMKDLKYLTQVMFETLRLYTIVPHLNRQALKRYEVPGHPNFIIEAGQSVIIPAAAIHRDPKLYPDPEEFRPERFSPEESANRESVAWLPFGDGPRNCIGLRFGQMQARIGLALLIKNFKFSTCPETPDPLVFNPKSFALGMTSGINLKVEAI, from the exons ATGGCAGTAACATTTTTGCTCTTTCAAGTGGTCGTGGCTCTCCTTGCAGTCGTTTTGTATTATGTGCATCGCAATTTATCGTACTTTAAACGTCGAAATATTCCACATGAATCTCCACATTGGTTGAAAGGAAATTTGAGAGAATTACGCAGTACTCGCAACTTTCATGACATCTACGAGGCTTACTACAATAAGTTTAAGAAACTCAGAGTACCCTTTGTGGGTCTATTTATACATCAGAGGCCGGCTGTTTTCGTTATGGATTTGGAATTGGTCAAGCATATTCTTATTAAGGATTTTTCCAATTTCTCCGATAAAGGAATATACTATAATGAAAAGGATGATCCGATTTCTGCACATTTATTCAACCTTGATGGACCACAATGGCGTGTTCTGCGAAATAAAATGTCCTCCACCTTCACATCAGGCAAAATGAAGTTCATGTTTCCCACAGTGGTCGCGGTGGCAAATGAATTCATGGCCGTAATGAACGAGAAGTCTCAAGAGAATTCAGTCCTGGAGATACGCGATTTAATGGCCAGATTCACCATCGATGTGATAGGAACTTGTGCCTTTGGACTCAAATGCAATAGTTTACGTGAAGAAGACGCCGAGTTCTTGCAAATGGGCAGAGCAACCTTTCAAGAGAAAAATCATTGTAATTTAGTACTTGCCTTCATGGAGAGTTATCCCTACTTGGGTAGAAAATTGGGATTGGTAAGAACTACAAAACGTGTTCAAGATTTTTACAGCCGAATTGTTAAAGAAACAGTGGCTATACGTGAAAAGGAAAACATCAAGCGAAGTGATTTTATGGATCTCCTTATTGAGCTCAAGAATAAGAAGAATTCAGATCAAGATCATGCAGAAGAATCCAAGGGCATTACTATAGAGGAGGTAATAGCCCAAgcatttatatttttcgttGCGGGCTTTGAAACTTCATCATCAACAATGGGTTACGCCCTGTACGAGTTGGCTAAAAATCCACATATTCAGGATAAAGTTAGAGCTGAGGTCGAACAGGTATTCGAAAAACACAATCAACAGTTTACCTACGAGTGCATGAAAGATCTCAAGTATTTAAAACAAGTGATATCGG AAACCCTGCGTCTCTATACCATTGTGCCTCATCTCAATCGTCAGGCCTTGAAACGCTATGTGGTACCGGGAAATCCGAACTATGTAATAGAAGCTGGTCAAGCTGTAATTATACCGGCTGCAGCTATTCATCGCGATCCTGAAATTTATCCAGATCCAGAAGAGTTTCAACCAGAACGCTTCTCCCCTGAGGAATGTGCCAAACGAGATTCAGTGACTTGGCTTTCCTTCGGAGATGGTCCACGTAATTGTATTGGCCTTCGTTTTGGTGAAATGCAGTCACGTATTGGTCTCGCCCTCCTTATCAAGAATTTCAAGTTCTCAACCTGTGCCGAAACTCCTAAAACTTTGGAATATGATCCCAATTCATTTGTTCTTGGCGTTAAAGGCGGCATTCAGCTGAAAGTTGAAGCCATTTC ATAcgctatatgtatatatagaggCTTTTGCCTCGGGGAACTCCTCAGTAGTCGACGGTCAGTGTGCTGGGGCATTAAGATGGGACTAACATTTTTACTATTTCAAGTGGCTGTGGCTTTGTTCGCCATCGCTTCATATTATATATATCGGAATTTATCGTACTTTAAACGCCGGAATATCCCACACGAAACTCCACATTGGCTGCATGGAAATTTAAAAGGATTACGGAGTACACATAATTTTCATGACATTTTTGGAGCTTACTACAACAAGTTCAAGACTCTCCAAGTTCCCTTTGTGGGACTGTTCGTACACCAGAAGCCGGCTGTATTTGTTACGGATTTGGAATTGGTCAAGCATGTTCTGATCAAGGATTTTTCAAACTTTTCCGACAAGGGCTTGTATTATAATGAAAAAGATGATCCTATATCGGCTCATTTATTCACCCTGGATGGTCCACAATGGCGTCTATTAAGGAACAAAATGTCTTCCACTTTCACATCGGGCAAAATGAAGTTAATGTTTCCCACCGTGGTATCGGTGGCAAATGAATTTATCGCCGTAATGCACGAGAAGTCTCAGAAGAATTCAGTTTTGGAGATACGCGACTTGATGGGTCGATTTACAGTTGATGTGATAGGAACTTGTGCCTTTGGAATTGAATGCAATAGTTTACGTGATGAAAACGCCGAGTTTTTGCAATATGGCAAGTTAACTTTAGTTGAGAAACGTCATGGCAATCTTATAATTGCATTTATGGAAAGTTTCCCAAAACTCGCCAGACGTTTGAGGTTGGCGCGCACTGCAAAACGTGTCGAGGAGTTTTACACCAGAATTGTTAAACAAACAGTGGCAATCCGTGAAAAGCAGAATATCAAGCGAAACGATTTCATGGATCTCCTAATCGaactgaaaaacaaaaagaattcAAATCCGGATAACAATGAGGGTCTAACTATGGAAGAAGTTATTGCCCAAGCCTTTGTATTTTTCATTGCTGGCTTTGAGACTTCTTCGTCCACCATGGGTTTTGCTCTCTACGAATTGGCTAAGAATCCACACATTCAGGACAAACTGAGAGCTGAGGTGGAAGAGGTATTCGAAAAACACAATCAACAGTTTACCTACGAGTGCATGAAGGATCTCAAGTACTTGACTCAAGTGATGTTTG aAACACTTCGTCTCTACACGATTGTACCTCATCTCAATCGTCAGGCCTTGAAGCGTTATGAAGTGCCAGGACATCCGAATTTCATAATTGAAGCTGGACAATCTGTAATTATACCCGCTGCAGCTATTCATCGTGATCCGAAACTCTATCCCGATCCAGAAGAGTTCCGACCAGAACGTTTCTCACCAGAAGAGTCGGCCAATCGAGAATCAGTGGCTTGGCTTCCCTTTGGCGATGGTCCACGTAATTGCATTGGTCTTCGTTTTGGCCAAATGCAGGCACGTATTGGTCTGGCTCTTCTCATCAAGAATTTCAAATTCTCAACCTGTCCAGAGACTCCAGATCCCTTGGTTTTTAATCCAAAGTCATTTGCGCTGGGCATGACAAGTGGAATCAATCTAAAGGTGGAAGCAATTTAA
- the LOC6640439 gene encoding probable cytochrome P450 317a1, whose translation MKNMWIIFLIIGLIVLCLLILLIMAARYQRDYWRYLGIPHERPKKLWAIIKQLVTQSLSTETMKAAHYSTLYTKFKGSGPFCGFYALLQPRALVLDRELIRQIMIKDFWNFNDRGMYCNAKSDPLSADLYGLRGENWKEMRQKLDPSLEGDRMSKLYGNLYEEAEKLLLTVSATLMKQPHSTLHIQKLMRRYILSALGNCVFGLDAQQRQKYDLDQFEQMTELALSKRKHGYLMNLMMIRFPNFCRILRMRLTPKEAETYFLNLLKDIVEQREHSGVRRQDYLQLLLDIKALELTTHTYETDKDLTAHLQNELAAHAFVFLKAGYEQTANTLSYVLYELSLNTHVQTKVREELKLALQKNQQNLNYECIQSLTYMNQVILETLRMHPITPYILRRTLQDYPVPDHPKYVLFKELFVIIPTHAIHRDPDIYSQPDDFQPERWGGPRDSLREQGTWFGFGVGARNCIGIHFAQLQIRLALALLLMEYEFTLNSRKPLLTIEDGIALQLIPLGVIEPGNEERAV comes from the coding sequence ATGAAGAATATGTGGATAATATTTTTGATTATCGGTCTAATCGTACTATGCCTGCTGATTCTGCTAATTATGGCAGCCCGTTATCAGCGTGACTATTGGCGTTACCTGGGCATTCCACACGAAAGACCTAAAAAATTATGGGCCATTATCAAGCAATTGGTGACGCAGTCTTTAAGTACTGAAACTATGAAGGCGGCCCATTACTCGACTCTctatacaaaattcaaaggaaGTGGTCCATTTTGCGGTTTCTATGCCCTGTTGCAGCCACGAGCTTTAGTCTTGGATCGTGAATTGATACGTCAGATAATGATCAAGGATTTCTGGAATTTCAATGATCGTGGCATGTATTGCAATGCCAAATCGGATCCATTGTCGGCCGATTTGTATGGTTTGCGTGGTGAGAATTGGAAGGAGATGCGTCAGAAGTTAGATCCCTCACTCGAGGGGGATCGCATGAGTAAGCTGTATGGCAACCTGTACGAAGAGGCTGAGAAATTATTACTCACGGTGAGCGCAACACTAATGAAACAACCGCATTCGACACTTCATATACAAAAACTAATGAGACGCTACATCCTATCGGCATTGGGGAATTGTGTTTTCGGCTTGGATGCCCAGCAGCGGCAGAAATACGATCTGGATCAATTCGAACAAATGACAGAATTGGCATTGAGTAAACGTAAACATGGCTATCTAATGAACCTGATGATGATACGTTTTCCAAATTTCTGTCGTATTTTGAGAATGCGTTTGACACCCAAAGAGGCAGAGACTTACTTTCTCAATTTACTTAAAGATATTGTGGAACAACGTGAACATTCTGGTGTACGTCGTCAGGATTATTTACAACTTCTACTGGACATCAAAGCCTTAGAGTTGACCACTCACACTTATGAGACGGACAAAGATTTGACGGCTCATTTGCAAAATGAATTGGCAGCTCATGCGTTTGTGTTTCTAAAAGCAGGCTATGAGCAAACAGCCAACACTTTATCCTACGTCCTTTACGAGTTGTCACTCAATACTCATGTGCAGACAAAAGTGCGAGAGGAACTCAAATTAGCCCTGCAGAAGAATCAACAAAATCTCAACTATGAGTGCATACAGTCTCTGACTTATATGAATCAAGTGATATTGGAAACCCTGCGAATGCATCCCATTACACCCTATATACTAAGACGTACACTGCAAGACTATCCAGTGCCAGACCATCCCAAATATGTGCTGTTCAAGGAGCTATTTGTTATTATACCCACTCATGCCATACACCGCGATCCAGATATTTACAGCCAGCCGGATGATTTTCAACCAGAACGTTGGGGTGGACCGCGAGATTCGCTGCGGGAGCAAGGCACTTGGTTTGGCTTCGGTGTGGGGGCTCGCAATTGCATTGGCATACATTTTGCCCAATTGCAAATACGTCTGGCCCTTGCCCTGCTTCTAATGGAGTATGAATTCACATTGAATTCGCGTAAACCTCTGCTAACCATCGAGGATGGCATAGCCTTACAATTGATACCGCTGGGTGTCATCGAGCCAGGCAATGAGGAGAGAGCTGTCTAA